Proteins encoded together in one Penaeus vannamei isolate JL-2024 chromosome 41, ASM4276789v1, whole genome shotgun sequence window:
- the LOC138860361 gene encoding homeobox-like protein HDP1 — translation MSSCVTGTELYTVLSNTIYSTNCIPQSNTIYSTNCIPQSNTIYSTNCIPQSNTTYSTNCIPQSDTIYSTNCIPQSNTIYSTNCIPQSNTIYSTNCIPQSNTIYSTNCIPQSNTIYSTNCIPQSNTTYSTNCIPQSDTIYSTNCIPQSNTIYSTNCIPQSDTIYSTNCIPQSDTIYSTNCIPQSDTIYSTNCIPQSDTIYSTNCIPQSNTIYSTNCIPQSDTIYSTNCIPQSNTIYSTNCIPQPNTIYSTNCIPQPNTIYSTNCIPQPNTIYSTNCIPQSDTIYSTNCIPQPNTIYSTNCIPQPDAIYSTNCIPQSNTIYSTNCIPQSDTIYSTNCIPQPDTIYSTNCIPQPNTIYSTNCIPQSNTIYSTNCIPQSNTIYSTNCIPQSDTIYSTNCIPQPDTIYSTNCIPQPNTIYSTNCIPQSNTIYSTNCIPQSNTIYSTNCIPQPDTIYSTNCIPQSNTIYSTNCIPQPNTIYSTNCIPQSNTIYSTNCIPQPDTIYSTNCIPQPEHNEELFSEMIFDSQSHWESLEHCLRTKERRNGIHCWKFVLCLTISSEKYVWELRGLFVQE, via the exons ATGAGTTCATGCGTAACAGGTACTGAGTTGTACACCGTGTTG TCTAATACAATCTATTCTACAAACTGTATTCCACAGTCTAATACAATCTATTCTACAAACTGTATTCCACAGTCTAATACAATCTATTCTACAAACTGTATTCCACAGTCTAATACTACCTATTCTACAAACTGTATTCCACAGTCTGATACAATCTATTCTACAAACTGTATTCCACAGTCTAATACAATCTATTCTACAAACTGTATTCCACAGTCTAATACAATCTATTCTACAAACTGTATTCCACAGTCTAATACAATCTATTCTACAAACTGTATTCCACAGTCTAATACAATCTATTCTACAAACTGTATTCCACAGTCTAATACTACCTATTCTACAAACTGTATTCCACAGTCTGATACAATCTATTCTACAAACTGTATTCCACAGTCTAATACAATCTATTCTACAAACTGTATTCCACAGTCTGATACAATCTATTCTACAAACTGTATTCCACAGTCTGATACTATCTATTCTACAAACTGTATTCCACAGTCTGATACAATCTATTCTACAAACTGTATTCCACAGTCTGATACAATCTATTCTACAAACTGTATTCCACAGTCTAATACAATCTATTCTACAAACTGTATTCCACAGTCTGATACAATCTATTCTACAAACTGTATTCCACAGTCTAATACAATCTATTCTACAAACTGTATTCCACAGCCTAATACAATCTATTCTACAAACTGTATTCCACAGCCTAATACAATCTATTCTACAAACTGTATTCCACAGCCTAATACAATCTATTCTACAAACTGTATTCCACAGTCTGATACAATCTATTCTACAAACTGTATTCCACAGCCTAATACAATCTATTCTACAAACTGTATTCCACAGCCTGATGCTATCTATTCTACAAACTGTATTCCACAGTCTAATACAATCTATTCTACAAACTGTATTCCACAGTCTGATACTATCTATTCTACAAACTGTATTCCACAGCCTGATACAATCTATTCTACAAACTGTATTCCACAGCCTAATACAATCTATTCTACAAACTGTATTCCACAGTCTAATACAATCTATTCTACAAACTGTATTCCACAGTCTAATACAATCTATTCTACAAACTGTATTCCACAGTCTGATACAATCTATTCTACAAACTGTATTCCACAGCCTGATACAATCTATTCTACAAACTGTATTCCACAGCCTAATACAATCTATTCTACAAACTGTATTCCACAGTCTAATACAATCTATTCTACAAACTGTATTCCACAGTCTAATACAATCTATTCTACAAACTGTATTCCACAGCCTGATACAATCTATTCTACAAACTGTATTCCACAGTCTAATACAATCTATTCTACAAACTGTATTCCACAGCCTAATACAATCTATTCTACAAACTGTATTCCACAGTCTAATACAATCTATTCTACAAACTGTATTCCACAGCCTGATACAATCTATTCTACAAACTGTATTCCACAGCCTGAACATAATGAAGAG CTGTTCTCAGAAATGATCTTTGATTCTCAGAGTCACTGGGAGTCTCTGGAGCATTGCTTGCggacaaaagaaaggaggaacgGGATCCATTGTTGGAAGTTTGTTCTCTGTCTCACCATCTCAAGCGAGAAGTATGTATGGGAACTCCGTGGCTTGTTTGTCCAGGAATGA